Proteins from one Terriglobus tenax genomic window:
- a CDS encoding polysaccharide pyruvyl transferase family protein: MQRRDFLKTAAATAISLHAAGLRAQSKTTLRPILLRSGWQAVNIGDIGHTPGAIEIVQRFCPGRPIILWPSTGGLDLGAGEFLRRNFPSLRIAEGVVKDGKPNTPELTAAWAEACFLLHSSGSGFPARRDVEAWSKGTGKPYGVFPVSTDPSPQGVPGPWLEGGTLTESRAASLAYPPNSIAPDLREVIEKSSFMFTRDTISLGYLKAQGVHAPLLEMGPDTQFGMTLKDTARGNAYLKANGLQPHKFICAIPRLRYTINSKNGQAPNEAREAVNAEHVQHDMDMLLDVIVRYVRATGNKVMVCAEMTYQIAVGKQYLVDRFPTELKGKLVFRDTFWMPDEAAAVYAQASALVGFECHSPIIALVQGTPAFYIRQPTDTCKGQMYPDLGAGAWQFEADRTNADEVWHTLQGILANPAAARARALSVMDTVHAKQAVMGKALQSALLAVDASTPKHS, from the coding sequence ATGCAACGACGAGATTTTCTGAAAACTGCCGCCGCCACGGCCATTAGCCTTCACGCTGCGGGCCTGCGCGCCCAGAGCAAGACCACCCTGCGTCCCATTCTGCTGCGGAGCGGATGGCAGGCGGTAAATATTGGCGACATTGGCCATACGCCAGGCGCCATTGAGATTGTGCAGCGCTTCTGCCCCGGTCGACCGATCATCCTGTGGCCCAGTACGGGCGGCCTGGACCTGGGTGCTGGGGAGTTTTTGCGGCGCAATTTCCCTTCGCTGCGGATTGCGGAAGGCGTTGTGAAGGATGGCAAACCGAATACGCCAGAGTTGACCGCGGCGTGGGCGGAGGCATGCTTTCTGCTTCATAGCTCCGGTTCTGGCTTCCCTGCGCGGCGCGACGTGGAAGCGTGGAGTAAGGGTACGGGCAAGCCGTATGGCGTGTTCCCCGTGAGCACAGATCCAAGCCCGCAGGGTGTTCCCGGACCATGGCTTGAGGGGGGGACGCTGACTGAGTCTCGCGCAGCAAGCCTCGCGTATCCACCGAACTCCATCGCACCAGACCTGCGCGAGGTCATTGAGAAGAGCAGTTTCATGTTCACAAGGGACACCATCTCACTGGGCTATCTGAAGGCCCAGGGAGTACACGCTCCTCTGCTGGAGATGGGGCCGGACACGCAGTTTGGTATGACACTGAAGGACACGGCGCGCGGCAATGCGTATCTAAAGGCGAACGGTCTACAACCACACAAATTCATCTGCGCCATCCCACGGCTTCGCTACACCATTAATTCCAAGAACGGACAGGCACCCAACGAAGCGAGAGAAGCGGTCAACGCTGAGCATGTGCAGCATGACATGGATATGCTGCTGGACGTAATCGTTCGCTATGTACGTGCCACCGGTAACAAGGTGATGGTGTGCGCCGAGATGACCTATCAGATTGCTGTTGGCAAGCAATATCTGGTTGATCGCTTTCCGACAGAACTAAAAGGCAAGCTGGTGTTCCGCGATACGTTCTGGATGCCGGACGAGGCTGCGGCGGTGTACGCGCAGGCGTCAGCCCTTGTTGGGTTTGAATGCCATTCCCCCATCATCGCGCTGGTGCAGGGCACGCCGGCATTTTATATCCGGCAACCAACGGACACCTGCAAGGGGCAGATGTATCCCGACTTGGGCGCGGGAGCATGGCAATTTGAGGCGGACAGAACAAACGCGGATGAGGTGTGGCACACATTGCAGGGCATTCTTGCCAATCCTGCAGCGGCAAGAGCAAGGGCTCTGTCCGTGATGGACACTGTGCATGCAAAGCAGGCAGTCATGGGCAAGGCGTTGCAGTCTGCGCTGCTGGCCGTGGATGCGAGTACACCGAAGCACTCGTAG
- a CDS encoding helix-turn-helix domain-containing protein, translating to MDMQTEAADSIEDGVEGSLAGDVRWQLVQRLVRSRTMQRASYLKKILLFVAETSLLHPDTVIREQDIARRVLGRKDDFDPAYDTIVRVQMGHLRQKLQTYFETEGASESLRLTLPRGSYRIVFEEAVHPAIEQPVIAVTESVFAVPSPPLVELKRRPWRWISLVAILLCAAAASLSWWRSHRVVAPEDSSIANRMFPYLAKGGKVSVVLPDTSLLLIQKTFYTDIPVEVYSQTGNRAMVDSQAQDQKFSQLLSLLGRVRTTTLDEASVGTDFLQALTRAGMRAELRYARDLHIRDFGQGSYILIGNQRSDPWVSLFAARSNFQYTGKPAGHSYAFHNANPFKGEQPDYVPVEGDVESTNYADVTLTPNLTDSGYVLTIVGSDVPANEAAARFLMGDELPPDLQAILKKGTLRSFELLLRGHHLHGESNDKLAIIAYRVLRR from the coding sequence TTGGACATGCAAACGGAAGCGGCAGACAGTATCGAGGACGGGGTAGAGGGCAGTCTGGCGGGGGATGTCCGCTGGCAGTTAGTGCAGCGTCTTGTGCGCAGCCGCACCATGCAGCGTGCCTCGTATCTGAAAAAGATACTGCTCTTCGTCGCGGAAACATCTCTGTTACACCCGGACACGGTTATCCGCGAACAGGACATCGCGCGCCGCGTGCTTGGCCGCAAGGACGACTTTGACCCCGCGTACGACACCATCGTGCGTGTGCAGATGGGGCATCTGAGGCAAAAGCTACAAACCTACTTTGAGACTGAGGGTGCGTCTGAGTCGCTCCGTCTCACACTGCCACGCGGCAGCTATCGCATCGTCTTCGAGGAGGCAGTGCATCCTGCGATTGAGCAGCCTGTTATCGCCGTTACAGAATCTGTTTTTGCTGTACCATCGCCCCCACTGGTGGAACTAAAACGTCGTCCATGGAGGTGGATCTCGCTTGTCGCAATCCTGTTGTGTGCCGCAGCAGCATCCTTGTCCTGGTGGCGCTCACATCGCGTGGTTGCTCCGGAAGACTCATCCATTGCCAACCGAATGTTCCCGTACCTGGCAAAAGGCGGTAAGGTTTCCGTTGTGTTGCCGGACACGTCACTCCTGCTGATTCAGAAGACCTTCTACACAGATATTCCCGTGGAGGTCTACAGCCAGACGGGTAATCGAGCCATGGTTGATTCGCAGGCGCAGGACCAGAAGTTCAGCCAGCTACTCTCGTTGCTGGGACGTGTCCGGACGACTACACTGGACGAAGCATCCGTGGGCACGGACTTCCTTCAGGCTTTAACTCGAGCTGGTATGCGGGCGGAACTGCGTTATGCGCGCGATCTCCACATCCGCGACTTCGGACAGGGAAGCTATATCTTGATCGGCAATCAGCGCAGCGACCCATGGGTGTCGCTCTTCGCCGCCAGGAGCAACTTCCAGTACACAGGCAAACCCGCCGGACATAGCTATGCCTTCCACAACGCGAACCCTTTCAAGGGAGAGCAGCCCGACTACGTGCCGGTGGAAGGCGATGTGGAAAGCACCAACTATGCGGACGTTACGCTGACGCCAAATCTTACGGATAGTGGATATGTACTCACCATCGTTGGCTCCGATGTCCCGGCCAACGAGGCGGCAGCACGCTTCCTCATGGGCGACGAATTGCCGCCAGATCTGCAGGCCATCCTGAAAAAAGGAACGCTCCGTAGTTTTGAACTGTTACTTCGCGGCCACCACCTACATGGCGAATCCAACGATAAATTGGCGATTATTGCCTATCGAGTGTTGAGGCGTTAG
- a CDS encoding TonB-dependent receptor, producing MSGSSWRSLQALLLAALLPTPFYAQSVTATVTGTIHDPSGALIQNATVTVTDLGTNTSQTFATNNEGEYTFVNLAPSSYRLEVDAVGFQHYTQRGITLNVSQNAMIDVGLLPGASSSVVTVEADANAIDTTDVTISSVVTGSEIRNLPLNSRNPYSLIALTPGFAGSVGNNYNSVGYSINGTRQGYTDVLVDGIPGGFPTVNGNSGVGVFPSVDAINQFRVLGQNYPAEFGRSLGGILNTAFKSGTNRFHGTLFEFARNSGLDANDYFSNRNKRPLLNFQRNQFGGVLNGPILHDKLFFLVSAELLRASQATQTTATVPTLLQRQGDFSQTFTSAGVPVQIYDPFSTRSNGAGGYIRTPFMGNIIPKTRQSRVGQTLMNYYPLPNIAGDPRTGQNNFFATSTQDNRIDSWDVRLDARLRHNQTLFGRYSDRFYDDNPQPFFPAAISKAENRIEQRNWMRNFVVGYTATPKPNLVYDVRIGFARALYDYLNAGLGFQASDLGLPSSVVNGGGLPIFPVVTANSYVQLGNGDNRHNAFMSYSLLQSVTWLKGNHVVKAGLDARMIRVNDRETRDTSGNYAFTSGFTQGPNPSAASTAAGNSIASLLLGTGTGDLIQNFKDAATQSFYYGAYVQDDWRITPKLTLSLGLRYDLDTPRTERFNRTNYFDPNVASPALAQASGISGLKGGLVFVGVGGQDRHQYSADTNNFAPRFGLAYSVDKNTVIHAGFAVVYGPSAQAAAGTIGPFGFRVQNDWVGSLDGITPFNTLDNPFPNGFQPVPGAAQGVATGAGGQIQGVLRNTPTPYAEQYTFNVDRELPGKLHVQVGYVGNHGVKLQQSREGGIDFNQLPVSALALGSSLNDLLPNPFFGAIKSGTLSAARVSRAQLLRPYPQFTSVQPLFMTGAQTKYNALQVQLEKRMSFGLELKGNYVYSKAWDSNTTHQDSYNPMYDYAVASQDVPHRVVLAYTYELPVGAGRSFGATMNRAVDALIGGWQINGITTLQSGTPLQVTASNTSGLGNPTLYANWNGSNPTLDGDIHNRLTRYFDTTAFTQPVAFSLGNAPAYISQLRSPRLVTTDFSLFKAFHLRETMQLQLRGEAFNVFNHVQFGSPNTSVNSTAFGTITSQANTPRQLQFGAKLLF from the coding sequence ATGTCAGGTTCAAGCTGGCGCTCGTTACAAGCGCTGCTCTTAGCTGCGCTGCTTCCCACTCCGTTTTACGCACAATCCGTGACTGCAACCGTAACAGGCACGATCCACGATCCGTCAGGTGCGCTGATTCAGAACGCGACGGTGACTGTCACCGACCTTGGTACGAACACCAGCCAGACCTTCGCGACAAACAACGAGGGCGAGTACACGTTCGTGAACCTCGCACCGTCCAGCTATCGGCTTGAAGTGGATGCTGTAGGGTTCCAGCACTACACGCAACGAGGCATCACGCTCAACGTCTCGCAGAACGCAATGATCGACGTCGGTCTATTGCCCGGAGCATCCAGCAGCGTTGTCACCGTGGAAGCAGATGCAAATGCGATCGACACGACGGATGTCACGATCTCCTCTGTGGTGACCGGTTCGGAGATTCGAAACCTTCCTCTGAATTCGCGCAACCCGTATTCACTCATCGCGCTGACACCTGGCTTTGCTGGTTCCGTCGGGAACAATTACAACTCGGTGGGTTACTCGATCAACGGCACGCGTCAGGGATACACAGACGTGCTTGTAGACGGCATCCCGGGCGGATTTCCCACGGTCAACGGCAACTCCGGTGTCGGAGTCTTTCCGTCCGTGGATGCAATCAACCAGTTTCGCGTGTTGGGACAGAATTACCCCGCGGAGTTTGGCCGCAGCCTCGGCGGAATCCTGAACACTGCCTTCAAGAGCGGCACAAACCGCTTCCACGGCACGCTGTTTGAGTTCGCGCGTAACTCGGGCTTAGACGCGAACGACTACTTCTCCAATCGCAATAAACGGCCGCTGCTCAACTTCCAGCGTAACCAGTTTGGCGGTGTGCTGAACGGCCCCATCCTTCACGACAAACTCTTTTTTCTAGTCTCTGCGGAACTGCTGCGTGCTTCGCAGGCAACGCAGACCACGGCAACTGTGCCGACACTGCTCCAGCGACAGGGCGACTTCTCACAGACCTTCACCTCTGCGGGTGTTCCTGTGCAGATCTACGACCCCTTCTCCACGCGTTCCAACGGAGCCGGAGGCTATATCCGAACTCCCTTCATGGGCAATATTATTCCCAAGACTCGCCAGAGTCGCGTCGGGCAGACCTTGATGAACTACTACCCGCTTCCGAACATCGCGGGTGATCCTCGCACGGGCCAGAACAACTTCTTCGCCACCAGCACGCAGGACAACCGTATCGATAGCTGGGACGTCCGTCTGGATGCGAGACTGCGACATAACCAGACGTTGTTCGGCCGTTACTCGGATCGCTTTTACGACGACAACCCGCAGCCCTTCTTTCCGGCTGCGATCTCGAAGGCAGAGAATCGTATTGAGCAGCGCAACTGGATGCGCAACTTTGTCGTCGGCTACACGGCAACGCCGAAGCCCAATCTGGTGTACGACGTTCGCATCGGTTTCGCCCGCGCCTTGTATGACTACCTGAACGCAGGACTCGGCTTCCAGGCAAGCGATCTTGGTTTGCCATCGTCTGTGGTCAATGGCGGCGGCCTCCCGATCTTTCCGGTGGTCACGGCAAACAGCTACGTTCAGCTTGGCAATGGAGACAACCGTCACAATGCGTTCATGTCGTATAGCTTGCTGCAGAGTGTCACGTGGCTAAAAGGCAACCACGTTGTAAAAGCGGGCCTGGACGCGCGCATGATCCGTGTCAACGATCGTGAGACGCGCGATACGTCCGGCAACTACGCTTTCACCAGCGGCTTTACCCAGGGCCCAAATCCCAGCGCCGCCAGCACAGCGGCGGGCAACAGCATTGCGTCGTTGCTGTTGGGTACCGGAACAGGAGATCTGATCCAGAACTTCAAGGATGCTGCGACACAAAGCTTTTATTATGGCGCCTATGTTCAAGACGATTGGCGTATTACACCCAAGCTAACGTTAAGCCTGGGGCTACGTTACGATCTGGACACTCCGCGAACGGAGCGCTTCAATCGAACAAACTACTTCGATCCGAATGTTGCATCTCCGGCGCTCGCGCAGGCATCCGGCATCTCCGGACTTAAGGGCGGTCTGGTCTTCGTCGGTGTTGGCGGGCAGGATCGGCATCAGTATTCCGCTGACACGAACAACTTTGCGCCTCGCTTCGGCCTGGCCTACTCCGTGGACAAGAACACCGTGATCCATGCGGGATTCGCTGTGGTCTATGGCCCCTCCGCACAGGCTGCGGCAGGCACCATCGGGCCGTTCGGCTTCCGTGTGCAAAACGATTGGGTGGGCTCACTTGACGGCATCACGCCGTTCAACACACTCGACAATCCCTTCCCGAATGGCTTTCAGCCAGTACCTGGCGCAGCACAGGGAGTTGCGACTGGCGCAGGCGGACAGATCCAGGGCGTACTGCGGAACACTCCCACGCCGTACGCGGAACAGTACACCTTCAACGTGGATCGCGAACTGCCCGGGAAGCTCCATGTTCAGGTGGGCTATGTCGGCAACCACGGAGTGAAGCTTCAGCAGAGCCGCGAGGGCGGAATCGATTTCAACCAGCTGCCTGTCTCTGCACTGGCACTGGGTTCCAGTCTGAACGATCTTCTGCCAAACCCGTTCTTCGGTGCCATCAAGAGTGGCACACTGTCCGCGGCACGCGTCAGCCGCGCCCAGTTGCTGCGGCCTTACCCGCAGTTCACCAGCGTGCAACCGCTCTTCATGACAGGAGCGCAGACCAAGTACAACGCGCTTCAGGTCCAACTGGAAAAGCGAATGAGCTTCGGTCTGGAGTTGAAGGGCAACTATGTCTATTCCAAGGCATGGGATTCCAACACAACGCACCAGGATAGCTACAACCCAATGTATGACTATGCGGTGGCCTCGCAGGACGTTCCGCACCGCGTGGTTCTTGCCTACACCTACGAACTACCTGTGGGCGCTGGGCGCTCATTCGGAGCGACTATGAACCGGGCTGTCGACGCTCTCATCGGGGGGTGGCAGATAAACGGCATCACCACGCTTCAGAGTGGAACACCATTGCAGGTAACCGCCAGTAACACTTCGGGGCTTGGCAACCCCACACTGTATGCCAACTGGAACGGCTCCAACCCAACCCTGGATGGGGACATCCACAACCGTCTGACGCGTTACTTCGACACCACTGCCTTCACCCAGCCGGTGGCCTTCTCGCTGGGCAACGCGCCCGCGTATATCTCGCAACTGCGCTCGCCTCGCCTGGTGACAACGGACTTCTCGTTGTTCAAAGCGTTCCACCTGCGGGAGACCATGCAGTTGCAGTTACGCGGCGAAGCGTTCAACGTCTTCAACCACGTGCAGTTCGGCTCACCGAACACCAGTGTCAACTCGACTGCGTTTGGCACCATCACCTCACAGGCCAACACGCCCCGGCAGCTTCAGTTCGGCGCGAAGTTGCTCTTTTAG
- a CDS encoding IS110 family transposase, producing the protein MKKPTQHLIAEVPRKRGQVELTIGIDLGDVWSHYRTLNQQGEVIDRGRFRTTPKPIDTWFTYVPHARVAMEAGVHSIWISEQLEQLGHEVIVANVRELRAISHCDRKSDDVDAEKLARYACLDPEILDSGFSRPNGIAVDGSGNVFVADSGNNTVKEIDLTSPRPRSPSRLRPWATPAATAPGA; encoded by the coding sequence ATGAAGAAGCCTACGCAACACCTCATCGCGGAAGTACCCCGTAAGCGTGGCCAGGTAGAGCTGACGATCGGCATTGACCTTGGCGACGTTTGGAGCCATTACCGCACTCTCAACCAGCAAGGCGAAGTGATTGATCGAGGCCGCTTTCGGACTACACCGAAGCCCATCGACACGTGGTTCACCTACGTGCCGCATGCCCGCGTGGCGATGGAGGCCGGCGTGCATTCGATTTGGATCAGCGAACAGCTCGAGCAGCTCGGCCACGAGGTCATTGTCGCGAACGTGCGAGAGCTGCGGGCGATTTCACACTGCGACCGCAAGAGCGACGACGTGGATGCGGAGAAGCTGGCACGGTACGCCTGTCTCGATCCTGAAATCCTGGACAGCGGATTCAGCAGGCCAAATGGCATAGCTGTGGACGGCAGCGGCAACGTCTTCGTCGCGGATAGTGGCAACAATACGGTGAAGGAGATCGACCTGACCTCCCCCCGCCCGCGCTCTCCTTCACGCCTACGGCCGTGGGCAACACCAGCAGCAACAGCCCCAGGAGCGTAA
- a CDS encoding NAD-dependent succinate-semialdehyde dehydrogenase, with amino-acid sequence MAYATTNPYTGETLKTFPDATDSDVALALERGDTAFKQWKNTSIAARVAVLQNAANLLRAKHTEYAKLLTLEMGKLLSEAEAEVELSAAIFEYYVENAEQQLVPEKLPSKDPAVTEAWLVHEPLGIILAIEPWNFPYYQIARILAPQLSAGNVIVLKHASNVPQCADAFEKLMLEAGLPVGGFKNLYASRHQLETIINDSRVHGVALTGSEGAGAVVAAQAGRALKKSTMELGGADAFIVLEDADLDKAAKWAVFGRHWNAGQVCCSSKRIIVVEAIYDAFLERFIAGVAALKAGDPLDSATALAPLSSQAAANDVRRQVDEAAAHGATVTVIGAEVPSQGAFVRPVMLSGLTKDNPAYYWEFFGPVSLIFKAKDEAEAIEIANDSPFGLGGSVFTQNIDRGRKVAEQISTGMVYINHPTAVKADLPFGGVRRSGYGRELIGLGLKEFVNHKLIGVTDIDGNF; translated from the coding sequence ATGGCCTACGCAACAACGAATCCTTATACGGGTGAAACGCTCAAGACTTTTCCCGACGCCACTGACTCGGATGTGGCTTTGGCTTTGGAGCGGGGGGACACCGCTTTCAAACAATGGAAGAATACATCCATCGCAGCTCGTGTAGCAGTATTACAGAATGCGGCTAACCTGCTCCGTGCTAAGCACACCGAGTATGCCAAATTGCTGACACTAGAGATGGGCAAGCTACTGAGTGAGGCCGAGGCAGAAGTTGAGTTGTCTGCGGCAATCTTTGAGTACTATGTCGAAAACGCGGAGCAACAACTGGTGCCAGAGAAACTGCCGTCTAAGGACCCAGCCGTGACCGAAGCTTGGCTAGTTCATGAGCCCTTAGGAATCATTCTGGCGATCGAGCCGTGGAATTTTCCTTACTACCAGATTGCCCGCATCCTGGCTCCTCAGTTGTCGGCCGGGAATGTGATCGTGCTCAAGCACGCCTCCAACGTGCCGCAATGCGCCGATGCATTTGAGAAGCTGATGCTTGAGGCTGGTCTTCCAGTTGGCGGTTTCAAGAATCTGTACGCCTCCCGCCATCAGTTGGAAACCATTATCAATGACTCACGTGTGCATGGCGTCGCTCTTACAGGTTCGGAAGGTGCGGGTGCAGTCGTAGCCGCCCAAGCGGGCAGGGCTCTGAAGAAGTCCACGATGGAGCTTGGTGGCGCAGATGCATTCATAGTGCTAGAGGACGCCGACCTGGATAAAGCCGCCAAGTGGGCGGTCTTTGGCCGTCACTGGAATGCTGGCCAAGTGTGCTGCTCATCCAAGCGAATCATCGTAGTCGAGGCGATCTACGATGCCTTCCTGGAACGTTTTATCGCCGGTGTGGCTGCACTCAAGGCAGGTGACCCATTGGATTCCGCCACGGCACTTGCGCCCCTGTCTTCACAAGCTGCCGCAAATGATGTGCGACGACAGGTCGACGAGGCCGCCGCCCATGGTGCCACCGTAACCGTGATCGGCGCAGAGGTTCCCTCACAAGGGGCTTTCGTACGTCCCGTGATGCTCTCCGGTCTGACAAAGGACAACCCGGCCTACTATTGGGAGTTCTTCGGCCCCGTGTCTCTGATCTTCAAGGCAAAGGATGAGGCTGAGGCTATCGAGATCGCCAACGACTCGCCTTTTGGGCTGGGAGGCTCGGTGTTCACGCAGAACATCGACCGCGGCCGCAAGGTTGCTGAACAGATTTCTACCGGAATGGTCTACATTAATCACCCCACTGCAGTGAAGGCCGACCTGCCCTTTGGCGGCGTCCGGCGTTCGGGCTATGGCCGCGAGCTGATCGGTTTGGGGTTGAAGGAATTCGTCAACCACAAACTGATCGGTGTAACGGATATCGACGGGAATTTCTGA
- a CDS encoding cytochrome c-type biogenesis CcmF C-terminal domain-containing protein translates to MFASLIRRNTRRYGGHLVHLGVIVIFIGMAGGAFNQSAEQELGRGQSMYIGGYRLECENYSRASNLNYDTDNALLNIYRGSHKIAQLVPERRFYVASQQPATIVANRSTLRDDLYVVFAGKEPDTQRPIIKVFLNPLVAWIWIGAAMILGGTAIVLAPLVHKSLRINSYQLRRSLYH, encoded by the coding sequence ATGTTCGCGTCCTTGATACGCCGCAATACCCGCCGTTACGGCGGGCATTTGGTGCATTTAGGCGTTATCGTTATCTTCATTGGAATGGCGGGGGGAGCGTTCAACCAAAGCGCCGAGCAGGAACTTGGGCGTGGCCAGAGTATGTACATCGGAGGGTATCGTCTGGAATGTGAGAATTACTCTCGCGCCTCGAACTTGAACTACGACACAGACAATGCGCTGCTTAACATCTATCGTGGTTCGCACAAGATCGCGCAGCTTGTCCCCGAGAGGCGATTCTATGTCGCGAGTCAGCAGCCTGCGACCATCGTGGCCAATCGTTCCACGCTTCGGGATGACCTTTACGTTGTCTTTGCAGGGAAGGAACCTGACACGCAGCGTCCAATTATCAAGGTCTTTTTGAATCCGCTCGTAGCCTGGATATGGATTGGTGCAGCCATGATTCTCGGAGGCACAGCGATTGTATTAGCTCCTTTGGTTCACAAGTCGCTGAGAATCAATTCGTATCAGCTCAGGCGCAGCCTTTACCACTGA
- a CDS encoding carboxypeptidase regulatory-like domain-containing protein has product MKRTTRFFSLLSLCSSFFFSATFFAWSQPVTGTVLNKTSDRPSVGDEVVLIGLKQNMQEIAQTRTDGAGKFRIEITDSEMHLIRVNHQKAAYYAAVAPGASKVDVMVYDAAAKVDRLRMEADMMRIETDEQGLHVIESYFLKNESSPPRTQLGPQIFEIQLPEEAKVGASIAMGPGGMPVASTPVPSGKLGRYAFDFPIRPGETRFQVEYHLPPQTSYTLQAQMLLPTANFAIVLPKGMNFKEVNGGNFEPMNGDSDTQSFLAKGLEQGKQYSFVVSGKGILPRDNPKEQADGDGSSQGAIGTASPGGGLGAPVGTPDPLDKYKWWVMSGVALVLAVCAGLFLRSRTPSSPQADLGAPSMKPLPEDVWLKGLKEALFAIETDRLRGSLSAEDYEKEKGAVETLIKRVLGQQTSGKGRFGESEAP; this is encoded by the coding sequence ATGAAACGCACTACTCGCTTTTTCTCCCTGCTCAGTCTTTGCAGCTCTTTCTTCTTTTCGGCCACTTTCTTTGCATGGAGCCAACCGGTCACAGGTACTGTGCTGAACAAGACCTCTGATAGGCCTTCTGTTGGAGACGAAGTTGTGTTGATTGGGCTCAAGCAGAACATGCAGGAGATCGCACAAACCAGGACGGATGGGGCGGGAAAATTCCGTATCGAGATAACTGATTCGGAAATGCATCTGATTCGTGTGAATCATCAGAAGGCGGCCTACTACGCCGCGGTAGCTCCCGGCGCTTCGAAGGTTGATGTGATGGTTTACGATGCCGCGGCAAAAGTTGATCGGCTACGCATGGAAGCTGACATGATGCGCATTGAGACGGATGAGCAAGGTCTCCACGTGATTGAAAGCTACTTTCTGAAGAATGAATCCTCGCCGCCCCGGACGCAGCTTGGGCCACAAATATTTGAGATACAGCTTCCTGAGGAAGCTAAGGTGGGAGCCTCAATTGCGATGGGGCCAGGAGGAATGCCTGTTGCCTCCACTCCTGTTCCTTCGGGAAAGCTGGGCCGCTATGCCTTCGACTTCCCCATCCGTCCCGGCGAGACGCGCTTTCAGGTGGAATACCATCTGCCACCCCAAACTTCCTATACCCTTCAGGCTCAGATGCTGCTGCCAACTGCAAACTTTGCCATCGTTCTTCCTAAGGGCATGAACTTCAAGGAGGTGAATGGTGGGAACTTTGAGCCGATGAATGGAGATTCGGACACGCAAAGCTTCCTGGCAAAAGGGCTGGAGCAGGGGAAGCAGTATTCTTTCGTCGTGAGCGGCAAAGGCATTTTGCCCAGAGACAATCCGAAGGAACAGGCAGATGGAGATGGAAGTTCGCAAGGAGCAATTGGAACCGCGAGCCCTGGCGGAGGTCTCGGCGCACCGGTGGGGACGCCTGATCCGTTAGACAAGTACAAATGGTGGGTTATGAGTGGCGTCGCCCTCGTGCTTGCGGTGTGCGCAGGTCTGTTCCTGCGCTCAAGGACGCCATCATCACCGCAGGCTGATCTCGGTGCTCCGTCCATGAAGCCGTTGCCAGAAGATGTTTGGCTCAAGGGACTGAAGGAGGCACTCTTTGCGATCGAGACCGACCGACTTCGCGGATCGTTGTCCGCCGAAGACTATGAAAAAGAAAAGGGCGCTGTTGAGACCCTGATAAAGCGGGTGCTTGGACAGCAAACATCTGGCAAGGGGCGTTTTGGTGAGTCGGAAGCCCCTTAG
- a CDS encoding class I SAM-dependent methyltransferase: protein MTIDQAAALLRTPRIEWARPQIWCDLGCGEGVFTTALASLLAPGSTIHAVDMDQRALQRVPERHDGVGIRKVLADINSRSLRLPCCDGVLMANSLHFIHEQSQLLSRLTAASQRFLIVEYERSQSSRWGPYPVGFQKLSALFHEVGADAVHRINTRKSRFGGIMYSALAEVDTDERNAP from the coding sequence ATGACCATCGACCAGGCGGCAGCGCTCCTTCGGACACCACGTATCGAGTGGGCGCGGCCGCAAATCTGGTGTGACCTAGGATGTGGTGAGGGTGTCTTCACTACAGCTCTTGCATCTCTATTGGCTCCCGGAAGCACCATTCATGCCGTTGACATGGACCAGAGAGCATTACAGAGGGTTCCGGAACGGCATGATGGCGTCGGGATTCGTAAGGTTCTTGCCGACATCAACAGTCGCAGCCTGAGGCTCCCTTGTTGTGATGGTGTACTCATGGCGAACTCGCTTCATTTCATCCATGAACAATCGCAACTGTTATCGAGACTGACTGCTGCGAGCCAACGCTTCCTCATCGTGGAGTACGAACGATCGCAGAGCAGCAGATGGGGACCCTATCCGGTAGGCTTCCAAAAGCTAAGCGCCTTGTTCCATGAGGTGGGAGCGGACGCCGTACACCGAATCAACACCCGAAAATCACGCTTCGGTGGGATAATGTATTCCGCTCTCGCAGAAGTAGACACCGATGAAAGGAATGCCCCATGA